A section of the Leptospira kobayashii genome encodes:
- a CDS encoding SRPBCC family protein, translating to MAVKIIIGVVIALFLFVFIARKTSSTVHVSRTFNAPLDKVWNVWNDVESMKKWWGPKDYTAPVIKNDFRVGGSFLLSMQSPSGEMFWNSGTYKEIIPSKKIVSMMAFSDENGKIVPGAEVKVPGIWPDEISVTVEFKESNGKTEVTVEEVGIPYIMKLMAKLGWEQQFDKLETLFFP from the coding sequence ATGGCTGTTAAAATTATAATCGGTGTAGTGATCGCATTGTTTCTATTCGTTTTTATAGCGCGAAAAACAAGTTCAACTGTTCATGTTAGTCGAACATTCAATGCGCCTCTTGATAAAGTATGGAATGTATGGAACGATGTCGAATCCATGAAAAAATGGTGGGGACCGAAAGATTACACCGCTCCCGTGATAAAGAATGATTTTCGGGTAGGAGGTAGTTTTTTACTTTCTATGCAATCTCCTTCAGGTGAAATGTTTTGGAATTCCGGAACATACAAAGAAATCATTCCTAGCAAAAAGATCGTATCCATGATGGCTTTTTCTGATGAGAACGGAAAAATAGTCCCCGGCGCAGAAGTAAAAGTTCCCGGTATATGGCCGGATGAAATTTCGGTAACTGTTGAATTCAAAGAATCGAATGGAAAGACGGAAGTCACTGTGGAAGAAGTCGGTATCCCTTACATTATGAAGTTAATGGCGAAATTGGGTTGGGAACAACAATTCGATAAATTAGAAACACTATTCTTTCCTTAA
- a CDS encoding NAD-dependent epimerase/dehydratase family protein → MKKALVLGGTGGSGKAIAEELVRRKIPTVILGRYQTSLVKLAAEWGNPKDLELVVGDVFSPETLIPYFEKADVVFQAANVSYQEMEAKLLLIGKSVMEAAEKTGKKIVFVDGVYVYGKNPGYPVEEDYPYFAHTKKGKIKVEFAKMIFSGIWKKAKPLIVRLPDYYGPTSKLAYLNPTLDGLALGKLGIFFGSLKPKREYVYLPDAAKMIVEIALQEKSFGGNWNIPGAMISGNEIVRIAETHLGRKSKVISLGRFTVTLLGIFDSFLREVVEIMYLMEDPLQLSGRKYTETIGPIPRTSFEDGIAETLDFIRKRSSVK, encoded by the coding sequence ATGAAGAAAGCATTGGTGCTCGGGGGAACAGGCGGAAGTGGGAAGGCGATCGCAGAGGAATTGGTCCGTAGGAAGATTCCTACGGTGATTCTGGGGAGGTATCAAACCAGCCTTGTAAAATTGGCGGCAGAATGGGGAAATCCGAAAGACCTGGAACTCGTGGTCGGGGATGTATTTTCGCCTGAAACTTTAATTCCTTATTTTGAAAAGGCTGATGTCGTATTTCAGGCGGCAAATGTTTCCTACCAAGAGATGGAAGCCAAACTATTGTTAATTGGTAAAAGCGTGATGGAGGCCGCGGAGAAGACCGGTAAAAAAATAGTATTTGTCGATGGAGTTTATGTTTATGGGAAAAATCCAGGTTACCCGGTTGAGGAAGATTATCCCTACTTTGCTCATACGAAAAAGGGAAAGATCAAAGTGGAGTTTGCAAAGATGATATTCTCCGGCATTTGGAAAAAAGCAAAGCCGTTGATTGTTCGTCTTCCCGATTACTACGGACCTACTAGCAAGCTAGCTTATCTCAATCCTACTTTGGACGGACTCGCCTTGGGAAAATTGGGGATTTTCTTCGGGAGTTTAAAACCCAAAAGGGAATATGTTTATCTTCCCGATGCAGCAAAGATGATTGTAGAGATCGCCTTACAAGAAAAATCGTTCGGTGGAAATTGGAATATTCCCGGTGCAATGATTTCGGGAAATGAAATCGTTCGAATCGCGGAAACTCATTTGGGCAGAAAGTCCAAAGTGATTTCACTCGGAAGATTTACAGTGACCTTACTGGGAATCTTCGATTCTTTTTTAAGGGAAGTTGTGGAAATCATGTATCTTATGGAAGATCCTTTGCAATTGAGTGGCCGCAAATATACAGAAACCATCGGACCGATTCCCAGGACGTCGTTTGAAGATGGAATCGCTGAAACTTTGGATTTCATTCGAAAGAGAAGTTCTGTAAAATAA
- a CDS encoding TetR/AcrR family transcriptional regulator has protein sequence MQTKPNSHLYEERRAAILEAAIEVFAKLGYHKVTTADISAKAGISQPYVYRFFESKEALFLEVVELIYDRIAAEFAKVECKNDTLLPDLISSYEELMRRNPNEILLQIQTWGIAEENVQKVVKKSLENLKKLVQQKFDEAGLSDTEILAKDFLARGFLCNLAFALNSSELSLNNGGRV, from the coding sequence ATGCAAACGAAACCGAACAGCCATCTCTACGAAGAAAGAAGGGCAGCCATTTTGGAAGCAGCCATTGAAGTGTTTGCCAAATTGGGCTATCATAAAGTGACTACTGCGGATATTTCCGCGAAAGCAGGCATTTCTCAGCCCTATGTCTATCGTTTCTTTGAGAGTAAGGAGGCTTTGTTTCTGGAAGTGGTCGAATTGATTTACGACAGGATTGCGGCCGAATTTGCGAAAGTAGAATGCAAAAATGACACTCTGCTGCCTGATCTGATTTCTTCCTACGAAGAATTGATGAGGCGCAATCCGAATGAGATTCTACTTCAGATCCAGACTTGGGGGATTGCTGAGGAAAACGTTCAGAAGGTAGTAAAAAAGTCTTTGGAAAACCTTAAGAAACTAGTGCAGCAAAAATTCGATGAGGCAGGACTCAGCGATACGGAAATCCTGGCGAAGGATTTTTTGGCACGCGGGTTTTTATGCAATTTGGCTTTTGCGCTTAATTCCTCGGAGCTGAGCTTGAACAATGGCGGTAGGGTTTGA